A section of the Candidatus Sulfotelmatobacter sp. genome encodes:
- a CDS encoding PIG-L family deacetylase, which produces MSVDFLAFGPHPDDAEIGCGATLRKMKALGHSTGIIDMTTGDMGWGTPEIRSEESRRAAEHLKLDVRENLDMGDCRVEDTFENRCKVAGVIRKYRPQVIFSTYYNLPIGRGLGHNDHYKTGQIVSNAFNLAHLKKAPVPGEPHQAKAIYYYFLPPGTMPTFIVDVTGYIDDWVAALDSHQSQFYHPERPRPEHLPAVRDVFLTNASYWGWQIGARYGQAFLSTSPLKVGDPLSLVRDVIPRP; this is translated from the coding sequence ATGTCCGTGGACTTTCTCGCGTTCGGACCGCATCCCGACGACGCTGAAATCGGTTGCGGCGCGACGCTTCGCAAGATGAAGGCGCTCGGTCACTCCACCGGCATCATCGACATGACCACCGGGGACATGGGCTGGGGAACTCCTGAGATCCGCTCCGAAGAAAGCCGCCGGGCGGCGGAGCATCTGAAGCTCGACGTGCGCGAGAATCTCGACATGGGCGATTGTCGCGTCGAGGACACGTTCGAGAACCGCTGCAAGGTGGCGGGCGTGATCCGCAAGTATCGCCCGCAGGTCATCTTCTCCACCTACTACAATCTCCCCATCGGCCGCGGGCTCGGCCACAACGACCATTACAAGACCGGGCAGATCGTTTCGAATGCGTTCAACCTTGCGCACCTCAAGAAGGCCCCGGTGCCCGGCGAGCCCCATCAAGCCAAGGCGATCTACTACTACTTCCTCCCGCCGGGAACGATGCCGACTTTCATCGTCGACGTGACGGGGTACATCGACGACTGGGTGGCGGCGCTCGACTCGCACCAGAGCCAGTTCTATCACCCGGAGCGCCCGCGGCCGGAGCACCTGCCTGCGGTGCGCGACGTATTCCTCACCAACGCGAGCTACTGGGGCTGGCAGATCGGCGCCCGGTACGGCCAGGCCTTCCTTTCCACCTCGCCGCTCAAGGTCGGGGACCCGTTGTCGCTCGTGAGGGACGTGATTCCGCGCCCCTGA
- a CDS encoding gamma-glutamylcyclotransferase family protein: protein MLYFAFASNLDPERMRRHCPGHHVVGLAALPDHRLGFPRYSPEWGGGISSPQLAHGESVWGMVYDLDEEDMRALDQLEGFRGPGDQHNVCDREIVTVDLTRPDDGSIPRRVRPWMYQARPSNASPPSRRYLDAILTGARHHRLPDEYVARLAMIEVAAEAAG, encoded by the coding sequence ATGCTCTACTTCGCCTTCGCCTCGAATCTCGATCCGGAACGGATGCGCCGGCACTGCCCCGGCCACCATGTGGTGGGACTCGCCGCGCTTCCCGATCATCGCCTGGGCTTTCCGCGTTACTCGCCCGAGTGGGGCGGCGGCATCTCGAGCCCTCAGCTCGCGCACGGTGAGAGTGTGTGGGGCATGGTCTACGATCTGGACGAGGAGGACATGCGCGCGCTCGATCAGCTCGAGGGCTTTCGGGGACCGGGCGACCAGCACAACGTCTGCGATCGCGAAATCGTCACCGTGGATCTGACGCGCCCTGACGACGGCTCGATTCCGCGTCGGGTGCGGCCGTGGATGTACCAGGCGCGGCCGTCGAATGCGTCGCCGCCGTCGCGGCGCTATCTCGACGCGATCCTGACCGGTGCGCGCCACCACCGGCTGCCCGACGAATACGTCGCGCGGCTCGCGATGATCGAGGTCGCGGCGGAGGCGGCAGGCTAG